A region of Candidatus Methylomirabilis tolerans DNA encodes the following proteins:
- a CDS encoding LysR family transcriptional regulator: MQLEVKSKTWLEADGKFIMGEHGIALLDAIDELGSIQHGARRVGWSYRRAWGYLKTMERHADVPILVISHGGTAGGGTRLTPQARKLLREYKRLQKTLRATIRQKSRLLFSY; encoded by the coding sequence ATGCAACTTGAGGTGAAGTCAAAGACCTGGCTGGAAGCAGACGGCAAATTTATTATGGGAGAGCACGGTATTGCGCTCCTCGACGCAATCGATGAGCTTGGATCGATCCAGCATGGGGCGAGGCGGGTAGGGTGGTCTTATCGGCGCGCGTGGGGATATCTCAAAACGATGGAGCGACACGCCGACGTCCCGATTCTAGTCATCAGTCATGGAGGAACCGCGGGCGGCGGGACGCGGCTCACACCGCAAGCTCGCAAGCTCCTGCGGGAGTATAAGCGATTGCAAAAGACATTGCGGGCAACCATACGACAGAAATCGCGGTTGCTGTTTTCGTACTAA